TAAGGACTTGAATGACGAATGACAAAATCCGAATGACGAATGAATGAAACAAGCCCACGGGTTGCAACCCGTGGGCTTGTTTTGTTGACAACAACGTGTTGGAAATAGTATTCGATGGCGATGCTTTTGCTTATCCCTTGAAACGCCCGACGATGAGCGAGATGTTCTGCCCGCCGAAGCCGAAGCTGTTGCTCAAGGCCACGTCGCAGCGCGATTGCCGGGCGGCATTGGGAATGTAATCTAAATCGCACTCCGGATCGGGCGTGTCGTAATTGATGGTCGGCGGCAAAGCGTTGTCGCGGATGGCCATCAAACAAATCACCAACTCGGTGGCGCCTGCCGCGGCGATTAAATGACCCAGCATGCTTTTGGTGCTGGAAACCGGCACCTTGTAGGCGTGGTCGCCGAAAATGGTTTTGATGGCCAGCGTTTCGACCTTGTCGTTGACGTCGGTGCTGGTGCCGTGGGCGTTGATGTAATGCACGTCGGTGGGATTCAGCCCGGCATCTTCCAAGGCCAGCCGAATGCAGCCGGCGCCGCCGCGTCCTTCGGGGTGGGTATCGGTAATGCGATAAGCGTCGGCGGTGGAGCCGTAACCGAGCAACTCGCCGTAAATTTTTGCGCCGCGGGCTTTGGCGTGTTCGAGTTCCTCCACCAGGAGCATGGTGGACCCTTCGCCGAGCACAAACCCGTCGCGATCTTTATCGAACGGGCGAGAAGCCTTGGTGGGCGCATCGTTGCGGGTGGAAAGGGCGGTGAGCAGATTGAAGCCTGTCACGCCGAACGGATGGATCATGCTGTGGGTGCCGCCGGAGAGCATGATTTCGGCCTCGCCCCGGCGGATGAGTTCCGCGGCCTCTCCCACGGCCTGGCTGCTGGCGGCGCACGCGGTTAGACAGTTGGCGTTAGGACCTTGTGCGTTGAACATGGAGGCCAGATGCGCGGCGGGCATGTGCGGCTCCTGCTCCAATTCCGCCATGGGGTGGAGCGTTTCCAAACCCTCGCGGGTGAAGGCCGCCACATCAAGTTGTTCTCCCTCCAGCGCGTGCGCCATCATCCGCGTGAAGCTGGCAAAATCTTGCTGGCCTTCGCCGCTGCCCAAGTACACGCCGAAGCGGGTGGGATCGAACCGGCTGCCGTCCAATCCCGAATCTTGCATGGCTTGCTTGGCGGCGCCGGCGGCGAAGCGCGTGTGGCGACCGCGATATTTCCAACGCTCCGGGTCCTCGCCGGCATCGGCAATATCCCAATTTTTGACCTCGGCGGAAATTTTGGTGGGAAAATTGCTGGCGTCGAAATGCGTGGTGTAACCCACGCCCGATTCTCCCTTCAGCAGCCGCTGCCACATTTCGTCGACCGAATTGCCCAAGGGTGTGACGCAACCGACGCCGGTAATGACGACACGACGCTTCATAATAAAGTTCCTTATTCCACTGGCGGCGAAATTCCCGTCATGGCGAATGGCGCCGGATGACTTGAGCTGGGATGAATACTAGGCGGGCGAGGCTTTCTGGCAAAGATTGACGATGGGGGGAGAACTGGACTTCGTGGGGGATTATTTCACGGCCGCGTTTTGGGCGCTTAAGAACGGATCGCTTTCGGCCATGTGAGGGTGAATTTGGAGTGGGTTTCCGGCGGCATCGCGCCCAACTTCGTACAGTTTCAGCAGCCGCAGCCAGGAAAACAAATCGTAGGGGATAAACAATTCCAGCTTTTCGCCACGGGGAGTGTTCTGCTCCAAGTGGGCGAAGAAAATTTCGGCTTCGGCCTGGAGTTGGCCGTTGACGTGGCTGGTGACGGTGGCCATGGCGCCGTCTTCCTTGATGTCCTGCAGGACGGCGTGATAAGTGAGCACATCGCCCGGGGACGCTTCGCCGTGAAAGAGGGCCTTGGAAACTTTCGCCAAAATCACCTGCTTGGTGAAACCGCTATGTTCGCAGACCAATAAGCCGGCGGTTTGAGCCATGCCTTCCAAAACCAAGGTGTTGGGCATGACCGAGGCGCCGGGAAAATGATCGTGCAGATGATCTTCCGAGAGGGACAGCGTTTTGATCGCCGTGGCGCTGTGGCCGCTGACAAACTCGGTGAAGCGATCGATCCAAAACCAACGCATGGCGGCGAAAATCCTCAGACAAGAATCAAAGCACGGCCACCGTATGCTTGCGGCTTAGCGGCCATTCATCCCTAAACAACGCGCCGATTCCGATTACGGCAGTTTACTTTGCACGTAGTTGACTAAATCTTGCACAGTGAGCAGGTTTCCGAAGTTGGTGACGCGCGGGTCGGCCTCGAATTTTGTCAGGTCGACAAATGGCATGCGTTTTTTCAACTGCTCAATGCCCTCGGGCGTGACCTTGCCTTCGCGAATGTATTGCGCATTGCTGAGAATATCTTCGGGGAACAACTCGCCGCGTGGGATTTTGATGTTAAATGTTTTTTCCAGACGAAACACGATGTCGAGAAAATCGATGGATTCGGCTCCTAAATCGCCGACCATGGTGGCCTCGGGCGTCACTTCATCGTCGTCGACACCCAGCGCGTCGACCAAACAGTTGCGAACTTTCTCGAACACTTCGGCTTGCTGTACAGGCATGGATTAAAACCTCCCAGTGCGATCACAAAATAATTGAATTGCGGTATGGTTGTTGGTTGGCAAAGTGGATGTGTGCGCGATTATTGAATTACCGCCGGATTGAGGGGCACCGGCGAGATCACGGCATGGCTGCCATTTGCCGACGGAACTCCAGGCGAGGTTTCCATGGGCCGATATAAAATGTCGAACTGCTTTCGCATTTGGCGGATTACGTGGGCATCGGCACTGGCGCGAACCGGATTGCCGTCTGCCAGGTTGAATTGGGCCATCACCAACCGAGCGCCGACATTCACTTTTCCATCGACGGAGCCTTGCACTTTTAGTTTGGTCTGCTGCGGCGTGGCGCCAATAATTTCTGCCTTTACGGTCAGGGTTTGTCCGGGCTCGACGAAATCGGCATATTTAACGTTTCGTGCTTCACGCAGCACGACCATACTATGTTGAAAATTTTCGGTGGCGCGAATCAGCCAGGCCGAGGCTTGCGTGAGTGCTTCCAGCATAAACACGCCGGGCATAACAGGAAACTGCGGAAAATGGTCGGCCAGGTAGTCTTCGGCCAGGGCCAATCCTTTGATTGCCGTAATGCTTTCGCCGGGCTTCAGTTCGACAATGCGGTCCAGTAACTTAAAACGCATAACAACCGTCTGCGTAACACGCGACGGGTAGATAATGATCTGGGGGAACCACGAACCAGTCAGTATACGCGCTAGGGAATCGCTCCACAACCGCGTGCCGGTGCTGAAAATTGCTCGGAAGTGAGCTCGTGCCACGATCTTCGGAAAAAGCCGTAAACTTTTACAGTGTAAGGTTTCAGCGTCTGGACTGCCCATTTGAAATCGCGCCAAATGTGCGACTCAATCATTATCGGCAATCAAGGGTCGAGTGACGCCGAGTTCGGTTGTGACAGCGGATTAAACCCACTCTTTCTGTCAGTTTGGCAGCGTGTTACTGATAAGGCCTTCGATTGGCCGAAATTTGCCCATGCGTAACCATCTTACCAGCAAGCATTTAGAACGAGTCCGATCGTTGAATGGTTGGGCACGGACTTTGCTTATTGGGCTGCTGGGTGTGCCGCTTCTCAAGTTTCGAACGTCTAGATTAAAACTTCATTTACATAGAGACCCGTTCAACGGAGGAAACAAATCATGGTCATGCGAGGCAACGTCACTGTATACCCGCTTCAGCAATTGCGCGACGAGGTCGATCGTCTGTTCACTAACGTCATTACGCACCCGACGGTGAGCAGTGCGGCTCGGTTGGTAACGGGCCGGGGATTTCCCGCGGTAAACGTTTGGGAAGACAGCGACAACTTATTTGTCGAAGCGGAAGTGCCGGGCGTGAAGCCCGAGCAACTTGATGTCACCGTGGTTGGCAATGAGCTAACGATCAAAGGCCAGCGCCCCGAGGAGCAACAAGGCGATGCGGCGTTTCATCGGCGCGAACGTGGGCAAGGCGCTTTCACGCGCATCGTGCGGCTGTCGAGCGAAGTCAATGCGGACAACGTGCATGCTGAGCTGAACGACGGCGTACTGTTGCTTACGCTGCCCAAGGCCGAAGCCGCCAAGCCACGGAAGATTAAAGTGAAAACCGAGTAAGATGAGTCGTCTTCGAAAATCGAATGAAACTCACAATTGAAAATTAAAATCATTGAGAGACCCTACAAACAGGAGGCTGAATCATGTCTGTTGAAACCACCATCAATCAGGAACCTGGCGCCGCCGAAGTATTGCCACCGGAACACACCCGGGGCGGGCCGTATTATCGTCCGAATGTCGACATTTTTGAGTTGCCCGATCAACTCGTGGTATTGGCCGATGTACCGGGCGCCAAAAAAGACCAGATCGACGTGCGATTTGAGGACGGTTCGTTGAGCATTCACGCCCACGTGAACGAGCGGCAGGAATCGCAAGGGCCGTATGTGCGGCAAGAATATGGGGTGGGAGATTTTTATCGGACGTTCCGCGTGAGCGAGCAGATAGACGCTTCGCGGATTTCCGCGGAATACGCGTCGGGGGTATTGACGCTGCACTTGCCGAAAGTGGAAGCGGTAAAACCACGCAAAATTAAGGTGGCGGCGAAGTAATTGTTGAACCACGGAGAATTGGGGCAGGCGATGCTTGGGCCGATTCGTCATTCCAAAATGGAGGAGGAAAAGCCATGAACCTTGTGCCTTGGAAAAACAAATCGGGAGAAACGCCGGAGGGGCGGCTGTCGCCGCTTATGGAATTTCGCTCGGAAGTGAACCGCTTGTTCGATTCTTTCCTGCGCGAGCCGTTCGATTCGCTCAGCGAATCGGTGGCCTCCTGGGGCCGTTGGGCGCCGGCGCTGGATGTTTCGGAAAGCGATACCGCCGTTACCGTGCGGGCGGAAGTGCCAGGAGTGGATCCGAAAGAAATCGAGATTACGGTCACTGGCGACCGGCTGACCATTTCCGGCGAGAAGAAAGAAACGGTGGAGAAAAAAGATCGCGATGTGTTCCACCGCGAAAGCCGCTACGGCAGCTTTAGCCGCACGTTGCAATTGCCCGCCAGCGTTGATCCGCAGCACGTGACCGCCGAGCATGCCAACGGCGTGCTAACCATTACGCTGCAGAAAACGCCGGCCGCCACGGCAAAGAAAATTGTGGTGAAAAGCCACAGCGACAAGCAGCACGCGAAAAGTTAGACCGAAGTACGATTCGGTATTGCGTGTTCAAAATGGCCGGACGGCCACGCCGTACGGTCCGGATGCTGTGAGTATCCGGCTACTTTCGGCATGTTCGTGCGAAATCCTCTGAGCGTTCAATCGGTAATCAACGGTTGTTGTTCTGTCCGTTATTATTGTTGCCGTTGCCGCCGAAGCCGTTATTGTTGTTTCCGCCGGGGCCATTGCGACCGTTATTCCAACGGTTACGGCGATCTTGATCGTTGCCATTCTGATTGGCGTTGGCGGCGTTTCGCTTGGCGGCTTCCGGATCGGCCACGTTTTTCAGCGCGTCTTTAATCAGCGGATCGTCCAGCGCGCCGCCGACGCTAATCACGCGCACGACCGGCTCGACGGGCTTGGTGGAATCGTCGAGCTTGTGAATCATGCCGATCACGTCGGTCAGTAGGAATTGCGGGGCGGATACGACCAGGGAATTTGACGTGGGGTCCACTCCCACCGACAGCAATCCCTTGAACCGCGGAACGCCGTTCGTGGTGTCTTGCCGGTTGCCCATGTCGTAAAAGCTGTAAAAGGGCCGCTGCTGCTGTTGCTGCTGCGGATTCCCCGTGGCGGCCAGGGCTTTATCGTTGGGGCTGAGCAAATCGCGGTAGACTTCTTTGATAATGTCGCTGACCGCTTGCGCTTTGGCGTATTTAACGGCCACGATTTGGGTGCGGCGGATCGATTGCGAATCGGGCGGCTCCTCGCGGTCGTACAATTCAATCAGCGATTTAATTTCCGCCAATTGGTCGTCGTCGGCCCCTTGCACCAAAATCGAATTCGTCACCGGATCGGGGGTGAAGCGGAGCGGCTCGCGCTTCGACAGGCGGTTGCGATCTTCCTTCTTCTCCTGCGGCTGTTCGTCGAAGAAATAATAGACCGAGAAGTTATCGCGTTGTTTTTGTGCCTCTTCGGAGAACACGGTTTCCAGCAGGCTGGCCACGTCCTTGGCGTAGGTGTGCTTGAGCATGAAAACATGGTAGCGTGAATCGGCGGGGGAGAGTTCGTCCACGAGTTTCATGAACTGATCGAGCGCGGCCGGATCGCGCGAGGTGACAATCAAACCCTGCGGGCCACGGGTGATGGAAATTGCGGGCGACGCCGAAGACGATGCGAAGGGCGATCCGGAGGCAGCGTTTCCCGCAGGCGTGTTGTCCGCCGTGCGACGATCGTCCGGCGGCATTCGCAGCGGTGAGCGATCCGCGTTGGAATCAGCCCCATCGACATCGTTGGCCGCCACGGTATTGATGGTCGCCGGTTGGGCGGTTTTCTCCACCGCCGTCTCCAATTTCTCCGCTGCGGTAGCCGGCTGTGGTAAACGTAGCAGCTGTTCTTCCGGTGAGTTGTCAATCGAAACGCTGAATGCCGGACCGCCGGATGGCAGCCTTAAAGGAATGATGGCCGTGGCCGAGGGGGACGCATGTGCGGGCTGTTTTTTTTCCTGCTTTTCACTTTTATGTTCTGAATCTGAGTTTTCCGAATCCGACTGGCCGTGCGCGCGTTCTGAGGTGTGGCTCTTGTCGCTCGATGCGCCGTTTTTGTCGGGCGTGTCGTCGGTCGAACTGCCTTTACTGCCGTCGCGGTTGCGGGAGCTGTCGGAATCTTTCGGGTCATCAACATTTAACTGTAGCGGCGTCGGGCTGAGCGAAGGCCATACGCGCTGGAGCTGATCTAACAACCGGCTGGTATCGCGGCCGGGTTCACTGTGGATGACCCGCATGTTGTCGCCCTGCGTGTTGCCGAAGGGGTCTTCGCCCAGTTTGATGAGCAGGGCGCGAATTTCCTCCAGTTCGATGTCGTTGACTCGCAGCAGAAGGCGGTTGTGCTTGGTATCGGCCTCGACCTGAAAGCCGCCGTCTTTGGATTGCTCCGGCGCTCGGTAATCGCCGAAGACATAGCGCGGCCGGGTGGCGTCTTTGTTGGGGCCGCGCATCAAAAACTCGATGGAGCCGGCCACGTAATCGGCATCCAGCTTGCGAAGCTGGACCACTTCAAACCGCCGCGCGCTGCCATCCAGTTTTTCGATGAGCGCGCGCACGGTAACGTGATCGACCAGCGGACCGCTGACGATGATGGCGTGGTTTACGTTGTCGACTTCCAACCGCGTGGACGGATCGAGATTGCCCAGGTCTTTCAGCACGCTGACGATGGGCGCGGGATCGGCCGCCACCAGGCGATACATTTGCACGCGCTGCACGGCGGCCAGCGGCGAAACGCCGGCGGTGGGCACGTCGAGCAACTGCACTGCCTGCTCGATCACGGCCAGCTTGTCCGGCGTGGCCAGCGCCATAATGCTGTTTTCGCGGCGGTTAATGGTCAGATAAATTTTTTCTTCCTGTTGCTGCTGCCGCGGCTTTTTATCGCCGCCGTTTTGCTGCTGGGCTTGCTGCTGCATTTGCTGCATCATCTGCTGCATTTGCTGCATCTGGTCGTTATTGTTGCCGCCGCCGCCGGGTGTTTTTTCCGGCGGAATTCCCAGCAATTGCTTGAGCGTGGCCAGCACGTCGTCGGCCCGGGCGTTGTGCAGCTGGAATTCGCGCAGTTGATGCTCTTTGCCGCTTTCGCCTTGCTCGGCGCCGACCACTTCGCGAACCCGGCGCAACGTGCCGGCGGTGTCGAGAATATCCAAGCGATTGGTGGTTTTCAGGGCGCTAATGTGCTCTTTGCCGACGGGGCTGAGCAGCGGCTTCAATTCTTCCACCATCGGCTCCGCTTGCAATCGATCTAAATTGAAAAAGATTCGCACCAATTCGAACGTGCCGCGGCCGTCCAACTCCGACGGGAGCACCACCGGGACCAGGCTGACGTCCAAATGCTTTAAGTCCGAGACAATCAACACTTCGCCGTTGCGCAGCAGCGTGAAGCCCTTAGTGAGCAAAATGGAATTGATTAAATCGCGGGCCTCGGCCACGGTGTATTTGCGGCGCGTCGCCAGATCGAGGTAGCCGCCGGGCACCTCCTCCCAATCGAGGCTCATGTGCGAAATGTCGGCCAGCCATTCCAGCACCGCTTGCCACGGCTGCCCGCGAAAGCTGAACGAAACCATTCCCTCGGCATCGGGTTGCACTTTCAGTTCCGTGGGGTCGGGATCCTTGGCGGGCTTTTCCGGGCGTTTGACCGGCTGCGGCGATTCGGCGGCCGATTTATCTTTCGATTTGTCTTTGTCCGCATCGGCCGATTTGTCGTCCGCGCTTTTGCCTTCGTCCGGCTTGGCGGCGCCGTCGGCGTGGTCTTTCTTTTCGCCGTCTTTGCTCTCTCGATCTTTGGCGGCAGCATCGTCTTTGGCAGGCGTGGCTGCATCGGCAGGTTTCGCGTCGGCGTTTTTAGAAGCATCGGACCCCGGTTCATCGGCCCGTACCTGCGAAATCGGCGCAGCCAAGAAATTGAAACTGAGAAGTCCAAGCGCCAGAGCGCAGCCCAGGGTCAACTCGCAAGTTATCGCCGCCAGAAAAGAGAACAGAACCGCCCTGCACTGCCGGCGCACCGGTAGCGCGGCGGCCGCTTTGCGCAGATTGCGATTGGGTGACGGCTGCGTCACGGTTACTCCCCGATTCATTTCCCGCACATGCCAGAGAACAGAGACAATCGGCCCGCTGATCCGTGCGGCCCACCTGCAATTGGGGATTCGCCCGCTAGTTTACACAACTAGCCCACGGGGGGCAAGTTTTTTGGGCGGGGGCAGTGGGTCAGTACTAATTCTAGGAATTCCCAAGCGACGGCGCTGATTACTTCCGCCAGCGCTTATCACTGAAGCGCCAGACCTGAATCGCAAGCAAGATCATTGCGGCGATTACGACATAATGCCACGGGCTAATTTGCATCCCCCCCCATCATATACGATTCGCCTTGCAAAGCTGCTGGGTGGCACTGGCTTTGCCAGTGTTTTTTTGTGTGGTACGCAGCACTGGCAGAGCCAGTGGCACCCGTGCGACGGCTGTCCCCCTGCCGTTTGCTTTGGGGAAACGCCAGCGGCTGAGGACAGCCGCTTCTACATTTCACACTGACCCGCGCTATTTCCCCGCTTCCGGTTTCAGCGTGATGTTCACCGTCGCCGGCTCCAACCCTTCGGCCGTGGCCGTCAGCTTGGCCGTGCCGCCGGTTTCTTGGGCGCGAACAATCGCCAGCGCCAGGCCGTGGAACGCTTTGCGGGAATCGACGCCTTGGAATTGCTCGTGATTCGTGGGGTCGCCGTTTTCCAGCCCGGCAATTGCCGCCGGCCCGTCGAGCTTGAACTTGATTTCGTTATCCGCATCCGGACAAACGTGGCCATCTTTATCGATCACGCGGGCGGTCACAAAACTCAAGTCGTCGCCATCAGCGTAAATCTTAGAGCGATCGGCCTTCAGCTCCAACTTGGCTGGCTTCCCGGCGGTGGTCACTTCGTCGGTGGCCCACTCTTTGCCGTCTTTTTTCGCCACGGCTTTGAGCGTGCCCGGCTCGAAGGGGACTTTCCACTCGTAATGGGTTTGCACCAGGTCTTTTGCTTCCTTCGTGCCCAGCGATTTGCCGTTCAGGAATAGTTCCACCGAATCGCCGTTAGTGAAGGCCCACACCGGAATTTCCTTGCCGGCAAATTGCTCCCAATTCCAATGCGGCAGCAAATGCACCATGGGCTTGTCGGACCACGACGCCTGATAAATGTAGAAGCGGTCTTTCGGGAAGCCGGCCAAATCGACAATGCCGAAATACGACGACCGGGCCGGCCACGGAAACGGCGTGGGCTCGCCGATGTAATCGAAGCCGGTCCAGACAAACTCGCCGGCCACCCAGGGATGCTTTTTCAACGCCAGCAAGCTAGTTTCGGCCGTGTGGCCCCACGGCGGACGATCTAAATCGTAAGACGTGCATTGCGTGTCTGGCCGAATTTTAATTTTCACCTGCCCGTCGTCATTCAAATATAAGCCGTATTCGCCGCGCGTGGAAAGCGCCGAGGCGGTTTCCGAAGCGATCAGCTTGCGGTCATCTTTGTGGTCGACATCGTAGTTGTTGATGTTGTAGTTAATGCCCATCACGTCCAGGGCGTCGGCAAAGCCGGTACGGACAGCGCTATTGGGGTTGTTGCAGGCGGACACGGTTGGGCGGGTGGGATCTTCGCGGTGGGCGATGTCGGAGAGCCGCTTGGCCATTTCGCCGCCATTTTTGGCGCCTTGTTCGGGAATTTCGTTCCCGATGGACCAGAGCACCACGCTGGGATGGTTCCGATCACGGTGGATCATGGCGGTGATGTCAGGCTCCGACCAATCGTCGAAAAAGCGACCATAGCCCATCTTGGTTTTGGAACGTTTCCATTCGTCGAAGGCTTCATCCATGACGACAAAGCCCAATTCGTCGGCCAGGTCAAGACATTCTTTGGCCGGCGGATTGTGGGAGGTGCGCAGCGCGTTATCGCCCATGTCTTTCAGAATTTGCAGTTGCCGCTCCATGGCCCGAGTGTTGAAGGCCGAGCCCAGCGCGCCTAAATCGTGGTGGTTGCAAGTGCCCTGAATTTGCAGCCGCTTGCCGTTGAGCAAAAAGCCGTTGTCGGCGGTGAACTCGATGGTGCGGAAGCCGATGCGGTCGGTGACGGCATCGGTCGGCTGTCCCCCTTCCGAAACGGTGGTGAGGGCGCGGTACAAATGCGGGGAATCGACGGACCATAAGTGCGGACTGGAGACGGTGCACTTGGCCGACAGGGTGGCTTCGCTGTGGGCGGGAATAGCCTGTTCGTCGGAGGTCGCTTCCGCCACGGCGGTTCCAAGAGGAGCATTGTTGAAGTCGCGGCTTTCCTGGTCGGCGCCGCGGACGCCCAAGTCGAAAATTTTCGTGGAGAATTTGCACTTCTGTTCGGCATCAGAATCGTTGCGGACCGTCGTTTTTACGGTGACCGTGAAATCGTTGGAATCGGCCCCGGCTTTCTCCGAAACTACATAAGTACCCCACGGAGCAATATGCACCGGATCGGTAATCACCAAATGCACGGGCCGGAAAATGCCGGCGCCGGAGTACCACCGCGAGCAGGGCTGTTCCACATTGCAGCGCACGGCCAGGGTGTTGGGCGCGTCGAATTTGAGATCGTCGGTAATGTCGTACTGAAACGGCGTGTAACCGTAGGGATGATTGCCCAGCAGCTTACCGTTGAGATAGACATCGGAATTCATGTACACGCCGTCGAACACCATCGCCACACGCTTTCCCTTGGCTGAGGCCGGCGGTGTAAAGGTTTTTCGATACCAGGCGACGCCGGCATCCAAATAACCGCCGCCGCCGTCTTGAACAGCCTTCTGCTGACGATTGTCGTAGTGCGAACTGCCGGGGGAGTCAGGATCGAACGGCCCTTCCATTTTGCTGGGATCTTTTCCCGGCGGACCTTCGATGCTGTAATCATGCGGCACGTTCAAGGTGCGCCAGGTAGAATCGTCGAAGCCGGGCTGGCTGGCATCGGCGGGATCGCCCAGTTGAAACTTCCACTGCTGATTAAATGGCAGCGTTTGGCGTTGGGCCTCGGCCATGGCGGTGCTGGCGGCTAAAACAATGGCGCTAAATATCCCGGCGAGATGAACTTGCATAATCGTGCGTCCTCAAAACGACAACTGGGTGTCAATGCATGGCTCGGGCCCAAGGAACGACCTCAGACTCCGGTTCTGGCAACTCCCCACGGCAGTAGCACGCGCTCCTCTAAGATACGGCAATTCTAATCTGCCGGTACTGCTTCGCAAGTGTGGTCAGGCCCAAGTGCCGACGGCGAATCGTAGCGCACGAAGCGCGGCCCTTGGCCAACGTTGGAACACTGGACAGACCGCCGCCAGGCACAAGGCGATGGTTGCCGACGGAGGCTTAGACATCGCCGCGTCCGAGCCACCACCCGTTTTAAGAAACTGGAGCCATGATTGCAAATCGGCGATGCTCACTTTGCCGTCGTGATTCAGGTCGCCGATGGAGAACCGCTGCGCAATGCTGAGGCTTTTGGCCATTTCAAAATCGGGCAGATCGGCCAGAGCCAATTCCATGGCTTTGATGTCCGCTGCGTCAACACTGCTGTCACGATTGAAATCGCCCAGCTTGAACGGCTGAGTGATTAAATCGTAGCCGATCACATCGACCGCCGGCTGTTAACCGACATTACGCATGGCGACTGAGGACCGTCGCCCTTATATGTTTCAAACTAACCCCTTACCCATCGTGGGTTAAGAGCACAATACCCCGCCGACTGCACCGGTCGGCAATTCGGACATTTAACCACAAACTAACCTACGACCAATTGCCATTTACACCGCGGTGGAAGCCGTTTACCATTGCCGGCTCTCTTTTCCGAGGACCGGATGCGCAACGTGTTGCTTCTCATCGCCCTGGCAATAGCGGCCGCCTCGGGCTGCTGCATGCTCAAATTGCACAGCCCGTTCCCGTTTGTCGATGCGCCAGGTCGAGAAACGAGTTTACCCGATCTCCAGAAGCACGATTCGGACCAACCGCAGAATTCGAATCGGTCGATTTGCTCCGGTAGCGTCCAATCTCCTGCTGGTAACGAGCGGCAAAACGGAACGGATCATATCAGTTGATATGCCGGCCGACCGCGCCCAGACCGTTCCGGGGTCTAGGAATTGCGCCACTTGTAAATGCATATTCCTGCGCCGATTACCGCAAAAAAAATCCCGCCTCGCCATTCCCACAATTGCAGATCGAGCCTGCCGGGCGCTAAAAGATGGTTGATTTGTTGGTCCACCCAATGCGCAAAATCGGTTTGAGGAAACAGCAACAGCAACACGGCGAACGCAAAACAAACGATCGCGGCAATCATTCCTCGCATGATCGGGCCCTGGCAGTTTTCAGCCCCTGCCAAACGATTCAGGGGGCATAAAGAGTGCCAGACGATGAAATTATTTCCGGCCGGACACAAAGTTGGCAGTATTTGGTGAAATGGATTAGACTTTGTGCTGAGAGAGCCCAGCGATGCAACTGACGCGCAATTTCTATGCCATTGGGACGGTCCTCGTTGGACTGTTCTTGTGCGGCGCTGTGCAAGGGGCGACTTATTACGTGGCCACCAATGGGAGCGACACCGGAGCGGGAACATTATCGCAGCCGTTTGCCAGCATTGCGCAAGCGCAACAGGCGGCATCATCGGGCGATACGGTTTACATTCGCGGAGGCAC
Above is a window of Pirellulales bacterium DNA encoding:
- a CDS encoding secretin N-terminal domain-containing protein, which codes for MNRGVTVTQPSPNRNLRKAAAALPVRRQCRAVLFSFLAAITCELTLGCALALGLLSFNFLAAPISQVRADEPGSDASKNADAKPADAATPAKDDAAAKDRESKDGEKKDHADGAAKPDEGKSADDKSADADKDKSKDKSAAESPQPVKRPEKPAKDPDPTELKVQPDAEGMVSFSFRGQPWQAVLEWLADISHMSLDWEEVPGGYLDLATRRKYTVAEARDLINSILLTKGFTLLRNGEVLIVSDLKHLDVSLVPVVLPSELDGRGTFELVRIFFNLDRLQAEPMVEELKPLLSPVGKEHISALKTTNRLDILDTAGTLRRVREVVGAEQGESGKEHQLREFQLHNARADDVLATLKQLLGIPPEKTPGGGGNNNDQMQQMQQMMQQMQQQAQQQNGGDKKPRQQQQEEKIYLTINRRENSIMALATPDKLAVIEQAVQLLDVPTAGVSPLAAVQRVQMYRLVAADPAPIVSVLKDLGNLDPSTRLEVDNVNHAIIVSGPLVDHVTVRALIEKLDGSARRFEVVQLRKLDADYVAGSIEFLMRGPNKDATRPRYVFGDYRAPEQSKDGGFQVEADTKHNRLLLRVNDIELEEIRALLIKLGEDPFGNTQGDNMRVIHSEPGRDTSRLLDQLQRVWPSLSPTPLQLNVDDPKDSDSSRNRDGSKGSSTDDTPDKNGASSDKSHTSERAHGQSDSENSDSEHKSEKQEKKQPAHASPSATAIIPLRLPSGGPAFSVSIDNSPEEQLLRLPQPATAAEKLETAVEKTAQPATINTVAANDVDGADSNADRSPLRMPPDDRRTADNTPAGNAASGSPFASSSASPAISITRGPQGLIVTSRDPAALDQFMKLVDELSPADSRYHVFMLKHTYAKDVASLLETVFSEEAQKQRDNFSVYYFFDEQPQEKKEDRNRLSKREPLRFTPDPVTNSILVQGADDDQLAEIKSLIELYDREEPPDSQSIRRTQIVAVKYAKAQAVSDIIKEVYRDLLSPNDKALAATGNPQQQQQQRPFYSFYDMGNRQDTTNGVPRFKGLLSVGVDPTSNSLVVSAPQFLLTDVIGMIHKLDDSTKPVEPVVRVISVGGALDDPLIKDALKNVADPEAAKRNAANANQNGNDQDRRNRWNNGRNGPGGNNNNGFGGNGNNNNGQNNNR
- a CDS encoding glycoside hydrolase family 2 TIM barrel-domain containing protein — encoded protein: MQVHLAGIFSAIVLAASTAMAEAQRQTLPFNQQWKFQLGDPADASQPGFDDSTWRTLNVPHDYSIEGPPGKDPSKMEGPFDPDSPGSSHYDNRQQKAVQDGGGGYLDAGVAWYRKTFTPPASAKGKRVAMVFDGVYMNSDVYLNGKLLGNHPYGYTPFQYDITDDLKFDAPNTLAVRCNVEQPCSRWYSGAGIFRPVHLVITDPVHIAPWGTYVVSEKAGADSNDFTVTVKTTVRNDSDAEQKCKFSTKIFDLGVRGADQESRDFNNAPLGTAVAEATSDEQAIPAHSEATLSAKCTVSSPHLWSVDSPHLYRALTTVSEGGQPTDAVTDRIGFRTIEFTADNGFLLNGKRLQIQGTCNHHDLGALGSAFNTRAMERQLQILKDMGDNALRTSHNPPAKECLDLADELGFVVMDEAFDEWKRSKTKMGYGRFFDDWSEPDITAMIHRDRNHPSVVLWSIGNEIPEQGAKNGGEMAKRLSDIAHREDPTRPTVSACNNPNSAVRTGFADALDVMGINYNINNYDVDHKDDRKLIASETASALSTRGEYGLYLNDDGQVKIKIRPDTQCTSYDLDRPPWGHTAETSLLALKKHPWVAGEFVWTGFDYIGEPTPFPWPARSSYFGIVDLAGFPKDRFYIYQASWSDKPMVHLLPHWNWEQFAGKEIPVWAFTNGDSVELFLNGKSLGTKEAKDLVQTHYEWKVPFEPGTLKAVAKKDGKEWATDEVTTAGKPAKLELKADRSKIYADGDDLSFVTARVIDKDGHVCPDADNEIKFKLDGPAAIAGLENGDPTNHEQFQGVDSRKAFHGLALAIVRAQETGGTAKLTATAEGLEPATVNITLKPEAGK
- a CDS encoding dockerin type I domain-containing protein, whose amino-acid sequence is MIGYDLITQPFKLGDFNRDSSVDAADIKAMELALADLPDFEMAKSLSIAQRFSIGDLNHDGKVSIADLQSWLQFLKTGGGSDAAMSKPPSATIALCLAAVCPVFQRWPRAALRALRFAVGTWA